CATCGGCCCCGCCGAAAGGGCCGCTACCGTCGACCCGCGTCTGGTCCGCTACCAGGTGGCGGAGTTCATCCGGAAGGCGCGATCCATCGTGGCCGATGGTGCCGCTGAGAAGCAGCTGCTCGATGCTGCGTACGCCCACGCCGGTGGTGCCGCGACACGCTTCCTGAACGACCACTTCAAGGCGCACAACCCGTTCCTGCGAATGCAGGAGCGCACCGTGAGCGTCGAGGTGACGAGCGTGCTGCCGCTTCCCGCGAGCGACTCGTGGCAGATCCAGTGGACGGAGAAGCATCGCGGCCTTGACGGCGCGGTGCTCGTGCAAGAGCGCTGGCAGGCCATTCTCACCGTAGAGATTCGCCCGGGGGACACCCCGGAAGCGATCGAGCAGAACCCCCTCGGACTTTTCGTAACCGACATCCAGTGGACCAAACAGCTCTGAGGAGGGCATTCGATGCAACGAATCAATTGGCGGCGGCCCGCGGTCGCCGCAGCAGTCGTGGCGTGCGGAGCGTGCGCGTCCGTACCGGAACTCGGGCCGGAGGATTTCATCGAGGCGAGTCGCGTGACGGAGAAGATCGCAATCGCGGAGTCGCCCGAGCCGCGTGGCAGCGCGGAGCTCCTGGCGCAAGCCGATCCGGAGCTTGCCGAGGCAGTTCGCCAGTTCCAGGAGACGGGGAGGGCGCCCATCGTCCGGAAGCCCGGCTTCGTCCGCTTCCCGTACGGCGAGCGCCAGCCCATCCTTTACTGCAAGCCGCTCCGTGTTTGCGACATCCAGCTTCAAGCTGGCGAGGCCGTTCTGAACATTGCACTCGGGGACTCGGAGCGCTGGATCGCCTCCAAGATGGAGAGCGGCCCCGCTGGAGCCCGCGAGCCCCATGTCATCGTCAAGCCGACCGAGTTCGACATCAGCACGAACCTGGTCATCACGACCGATCGGCGTGTGTACCACCTCGGGCTGATCAGCACCCAAGAAGAGAAGGGCGGCTACTTCCGCAGCGTTCGCTTCTACTACCCGCAGGAGACCGTCCAGCGCTGGGCGAATGCGGCCGCCTCCGTTCGTGAGGGTGCGCGCAAGGAGCGCGAGAGGGAGGTTGCGCGGCTTCCCTTCGTCAATCCCGAGGGACTCAACTTTGCCTATCGGATCAAAGGTGATCGCGTGCCGTGGCGCCCCGTCCAGGCCTTCGACGACGGCACCCGCGTATTCATCCAAATGCCGGGTGCGATGCGCGTGACAGAGGCGCCCGCTCTCTTCGTTCGCGCGGACGGCGAGGACCAGGCGCTCGTCAACTATCGGCTGCGGGGCCGGTACTTCGTAGTGGACAAGCTCTTCTCCCAGGCGGTCATGGTCCTCGGGGTTGGCGGGAACCAGAAGCGCATCACCGTCAGCCGCCTGCCGCGTGAGAAGCGTCGCTAGGCGTTTGGAGACTCCTCATGGAAGACCAGCAAGACCCGATCGCGCCGGAGCATGACCCGGCACCCATTGAGCAGGAGCCGCGCCCCCAGGTCGTCCGCCTCAACCGCAGGGCCATCTTCGTGGCGGGGGCCCTCGCGACCTCTGTGATCCTCGCCGCTGTCTTCACACTGTCGGAGCGGAGTCGCAGGGCTGCCGAGCGACGGGAGCAGACTTCGGGGGTGAGTGCGGCTCCCGACCGGTTCTGGGATGGAGAGTCGGATGGCGTTCCTCGGCTGGCGTCGAAGGTCACGCCTGCGCAGCCGGAGTCCGTGGCGGTCGAGATCCCGAAGCTCGACGTCCGGGCCACCCCGCAGCTCATCGAACCTGCAGGGGTGGCGACCGATCAGACCCTCAGCCGCGCCTTCACTTCGCGGCCGATCGTCTTTGAAGGTCGAAGTGAACGTGCTGCTGCCCTGCCGGGCCCGGCAGGGCAGCAGCCGGCGACAGCGCGTTCTCTTGATCCCGCGAGCCTCTTCGAGGCGGCGAAGGATCTCACCAGCGGCCTTGGAGAGGAAGACCCCACCGTTTCCCAGAACCTCCAGCGCGAGAAGCTCGCGTTCATGCGCGACGCGAGCCTCGATGCGGAAGAGGAAGTCCTGGGCCACAGGGTCCGCCCCCCGCTCACCCCTTTCGAGGTCAAAGCCGGTGCACTTCTGCCTGCGGTCCTCATCACGCAAGCCAACTCGGATTTGCCCGGCCAGCTGATCGCCCAGGTTCGAGAGAACGTCTTCGATTCGGCCACCGGTCAGCACCTCCTCGTGCCTCAGGGCACCCGCACGATCGGCGTCTACGACAGCATGGTCGCCTTCGGCCAGGAGCGCGTGCTGGTCGCATGGCAACGCCTCATCTTCCCGGATGGCTCCAGCCTGAACCTGGGCTCGATGCCGGGGACGGATGTCGCCGGTGCCGCCGGCTTCCGCGATCACGTGCAGCGCGACTACGCGCGCATCTTCGGCGGCGCGATCCTGCTCAGCGCCATCAGTGCCGGTCTCCAGATCTCCCAGGGCACGTTCGGCAGTGGAAGCCAGACCACGGACACAGGTGACCTGCGGGAGATCCTCGCCGCGGGGCTGGGCCAGAACCTCGGCGAGCTGGGGACCGAGATCGCGCAGCGGAACATGAACGTCCAGCCCACGCTCGAGATCCGCTCTGGCTACCGCTTCAACATCGCCGTGATGAAGGACCTGGTCCTGCCCGCGCCGTACGAGGCCTTCTGACGTGAGCGCAAAGAGGAGGAAACCAAGATGAAACTGCAGCGTCGCAAGAACGAAGATCCGCCTGTCGAGATCCGCGTGACCGTGCCCGCCGAGATCGTTTCCGACCTCAAGGGCTATTGCCGCTTCTACGAGGCCACCTACGACGAGCCCATCGAACTCCCGGCCGTCACGGTGGAGATCCTCCGGCACTTCCTCCAATCCGAGCGCGACTTCCGCCGCTGGCGGCGCGATCAGGAACCGGGGGCCGCGCGTGAGTCTTGATCGCCAGCTCTCGGAGCCGTCCGCCTCGGGTGCGGCCGCATCAAACGAGCCGCCGGATGGTCGGCAGGTCGTCTCAACTCTGCAGCTACGTATTTCGCGGTGGAGCCCGGAATGCGGGTCCAGCTGCCATCCCCTCGCACCAACGCCGAGATGCCCTGGGTGCCCTGTCGAGGCCTCCTTCGCGCACAATCGCCGTCGGGCTTGCTCCACTCGGGCTCTTCGGACAAGGAGACGCGCCCTCGGCTCCGAAGACTCCACTCGTTCACGCGCCTTGCCTCGAGCCCCGTCGCTGCTCTCGCTGCGCGGGCGCCCTCCGGCTTCCAGCCCCGTCTGGCCAGGTCTCCGCGTGGGGCGAGAGACCTAGCCCAAAGGGGCAAAACCAAAACGAAGGAGACCTACAATGGCAGTCAACACCCAGGCGATCTACGGCGTCATCCAGCGCGAGGGAATGGAGAAGGGCTTCTGGACCCGCATCGGCACCGCCTTCCAGAACCACGACGGCAGCTGGAACCTCCGCTTCGACTACCTGCCGACCGACCGGACCGCGACGGTCCAGATGCGGCCGGCGAAGGCGAGCGAGGAGGCTGCTGAGGGCGGCTCAAAGGCCTCTGCCAGTCCCGGTCGCTGATCGCGCCGACGGGGCGGCGCTAGCCGCCCCGTCGGCGCGATCGCCGCCTCCTTCTGCCTGCTAGGTCACTTCGGTGCCCGAGGTGAGGCGATTCCCGCGTGGACCGGGAAGTTGCCACACGAAGCCTTTGGCAACCCTACAGCGCCAGGCGTCCCCAATGGCGGGTTGGTCTGGACGAATCTGGAGTTCCCCGGTTCCGTAGACCGTCAAGCGCTTGGGTTCGCTGAGCGGTTACAGCGTACTCGGTGTCATCGCCTACAACCCGCAGTTCTTGCCTGCCTCATGGAGCCGAAGGGATGAGGTATCTCGCCAGATCCCCAAAATACGCAACGGGAATGTAGAGGACAACAACTAGCGCTAGAAGCGAGACGACGATTCCCACCGTTCCAGCGAAAGCGTTCTGCCGTCGAATTCTAAACCCAAGTGTTGCGATAGCGATCCAACACACCGCAACAGCGCCGGGCAGAAAGCCGAGCAACCAGGCGTCGAAGGGGCGGAACTCCACGAATGGCTCCGCACCTGTGTTATGTGCGGCCAAGAAAAGAGACGACGCCAGAAGGAGCGCTATGGCAAGCCAGTAGGACCGCATTCCCCCAGCTTTCACTTGCACTCGGGGTCGGGCGGCGGGGGGCACGGTAGCCCGTGTTTCTTTAGGATCCTGCACACCGCTCGGCGCTCTGCCTCGGTAGCAGGCCTCGGCTCGTACCCGGGAATCACGTCGATTTGATCTGGATCCTCTTCGAAGCTCCCCTCAGGGGTGGTTACTACCGAGTTGGGCCCGACCTTTGTAACCTCCCCCGCTACCGGATCTACCGCGAAGTCCGTGTCGTTGTCGGGATCAGACCCGTCCCCGGGCGATACCATCTCGAGCGACCCGTCATCGGTATCGACAGCCAGAAGTGATCGCTCCCACTCAGCCGGAGATCGCCCCAACAAACGCTCCAACCGGCCCGAACAGCCCAGGGGAAGCCCGAGCAAGAACGCGGTGGGAATCGATTGAGGTACTTCTCTGGAGAATTCTCCGACCGCTCTCCTACCCGGCTTCATAGGTCCTTGCAATGCCTGCGCGAGCTAACATGCAGGCGCAACACGCCAAGGCGAGTTCTGCAAGATTCATCAGCCCAGGGGAAAGCAGCTGGCCAACGGGAATCGGGCCTCGACCAAGTAGCTCTGCAATCTCTGGATTTCCGACAAGGATGGTCGCGTCCATCTGCACGATTGCTGGATACATCAAGAACTCGGCGACGAGCCAGATGGCTACGGTAGAAACTACTGAAAGGGTGATGCTAGGCCTTCTTCGAAAGGCACACAGAATTCCGGCACTAGCAGCCCCTAACACACCGGACCACACGAGCGAATTCGCAACGACAATGGCGAGGAATTCAATCATGGGGTTTGTCCCCCGTTGCTAACTCCCGATCCTGGGGCGGGCTGGGGGCCCCCGGGACTCGCGCCAGAACCAGGTCCCTGGCTCGGAGGGACTGCTCCGACGCCGGGCGAGACGAAAGGGTCCACGGGGATGCAAGTTCCGGGTTGGGTGGGGAAGGGATTGTTCGGGTCACCATCGTCAGGATCAACGCCCACGTGAACACCATCTCCATCGTTGTCGTCCGGTATTCCGTCATTGTTGCAATCCAGCGACCCGCAGGCCGGATCCGAACCGAGAATCGGGCCAAGTGCTCGTTCTGCGGCGCCTTCTCCTAACTTCTTCCCGAGGAACCTGGCGACATGCCGAAACACCGTCGCTGGAAATGACTGAAGCCCCGACGGATCAATCCCATTGATGGGGTCAACGTGCGCATAGAAGTAGAGGTTCTCCTCGCCTCCGCCAAAACGAATCGGATCCTTGACGGTCCAGCGACCGGTAACTGCAGCGTAGTCTCGAACCCCGAACCGTACGAGCCCGATTGCGACATCAAAGAGGCCGCCCGCGAACCCAAAAGGCTGGAATCCGGGGTTGGTATCCTGAACTACCTGCCCGAACTCGTCGAAGTCCATCCGGTGGGCAGCGGTATTCGTGGCCGTGTCGACGACGAGCCGGGGCGAACCGAGATGGTCACTGAGAACTCGGTACGTCGCACCGCCCTTCTCGATGAAGTCCGGGACGTTCGTGCGCGATCCATAGATGAATCGTGCAACGAGATTCCCGGCCCCGTCGTACTCGGCCACCGGGTTCAGCTGGTCCTGATAGACGAACGCCTGCACCAGCGCTCCGTTCACCTTCTTCCCGATCCGCCGGTTCTGTCCGTCGATCACGTAGTCGATTGTCGTCGCGTCGGGGAGAACGACCTGGTTGAGGTTGCCGAGGGCGTCGTAGCTATAGCCGGTCGTCTGCTGCCCGGAAGGCAGTGAGCTGTCCGTCTTGCTTGTGAGATCTCCGGCCAGGTTGTACGTGTAGGTGTTTGTCCCATAGGTCAGCAGCCGGTCCTGGTCGTCGTAAGTGCCCGAGGTCACCATGGCCCCCTCGGTCACCGAGAGCCGGTTGCCGTTGCTGTCGTAGGCGTACGTGCGAGCCGGGACTCCGTTCTCATCGACCCGCTCGAGGCGACCTGCCAGGTCATAGACGTAGTCATAGGTCGCGGTCACGCCCTGGATTGTCTCGACCTTCTGCGTGATGCGGCCAAGGGTGTCTCGCATGTAGGTGTTGGCGTAGAGCGCAGTGGCCCCGGCCGAAGCGCTGTCGGAAGTGAGCTCGCCGAATGTGTTGTAGCCGTGGCTCGTGGTCACAGTGCCGAGGGTCGCCCCCGTGAGGAGCCCTGTCACCGGGTCCCGGAACAGGGTCTCCGGCCCGGCCTGAGTCAGGAGGCCATCCTGGTCGTAGACGAAGATCTCGGTCGTGCTGCCCGAGACGGTTTGGCTGGCCACCCGGAAGTCATCGTCGTAGGTCTGGGAGACAGTCCCGTTCACCGTCCCGGCCCATGTCGTACTGGTCACGAGGCTGCCGTCATAGCCAAAGGCCAGGGCCTCTCCTCCCGGTGCGGTGATGGTGTCCACGTTACCTGTGATCGGATCATAGGCCTGGGTCGTGGTCCCTCGGGGGGTGGTGACCGTGCTGAGTCTTCCCGCCGTGTCGTAGCCCAGGTCAATCGTCTTCCCGTCCGGACGGGCAACCTGGGCCAGGTTCTTGTCGAGGTCGTAGGTGAAGAAGGTCCGGGGATCGTTCGCATCGACCGGCGGCGGGTCGTACTCGTCCTCCTGGTCGAGCAGCGTGTAGCGGAAGATGTGGGCGGGCTGGCCGGGGGGCGTGAGGCTGGTGAGATTGCCGCGCAGGTCATAGGTGAAGTCGATGACACGGCTGTCGGGCAGCGTCTGGCGGGTGACCCGGCCTGCGGTGTCGTATTGGAACGAGACTGTGCGGAGCAGCGGGTCCGTGACGCTTTGGAGGTTGCCGAGGCCGTCGTAGCCGAAGCTGATCAAGCGCTGGCTGCCACCTGTGCCCTGGGAGAGGGTCTGGAGACGACCCGAGAGGTCATAGCCGAGGTCCACCGGCTCAAGGCCGTCGACCTCGGTCTGCACGAGTCGGCCCTGCGCGTCGAGCGTATCGAAGAGCAGTCTGCCCTCGGCGGTGGTCGTGGTGACGACCTGGCTGAGGCCGTCATAGGCCACAGTCCTGATCCTGCCGTTGACATCGATCGTGTCGGTCTGGCTCGTGACGACGCCCAGGGCATCGGTAGTTGTCGCCCGGCTCTGGGTGCGCTGAAAGAGCGTCCCACCGGGCGTCGAGATCTGGAGGTCCGCCTGGATAGGGGCCGAGAGACCAAAGCGCGGATCCGGGGCCTCCTGGGTGGTGACGACCGTCCCGTCAGGGGACGCGGTGCTTTCGCTGCCATCGGGGTTGATGATGGTGCTCGTGGCGAGGCCATCGAAGCCAGTGCGCGTGTCGATGAGTTCACCCGTCACGGGCTCCTCGATCGTGACGGTCTTGCTCTTACCGCTCGGGAAGCTGGTCGTGACGCTGCGGTCTGTCGCCGTCTCGACCCGCGAGAGATCGACGAAGCCCCCTTCCGGGTCTTGATCGAGGTCGAGGCGTCCGTCCGCTGCATACGTGAGCGTGAAGGTGGCGCCGCCCGGCTTGCTGAAGCTCGTGATCTGGCCTTCCGAGGTCGAGACAATCGTGTGCGTCTCTCCGGCCGGGTTCTGGATCTGATCGACGAAGCCATTCGCGTCGAGCGAGAGCGTCGTCAGCTGGCCGAAGGGAGCCTGAATGCCCGTGGGATTGGCCTGGGCGTCTCGCTGGATCGTGTGCACGTTGCCGTTGGCATCGGTCGCGGTGGCGAGCAGATTCCCTGGGCTCGTGTAGGCGAAGGTCATCAGCGTGGCGAGGGTCAGCGGTTCGCGGGTCTCCGTGTGCCGACCGAAGGGATCGAAGACGTAGAGTTCGCTTCCATCCTCGGCGGGAACCAGGAGATCGCCTGCGTCGAAGCCCGGTAGCGCGGGGCTCAGGCGGAAGATCCGGTTGCTCGTCCCGAGGGCGATGCTGCCGTCCGCAGGGGCGACCATCCGGATAGGCGAGATATTCGCGGCCAGAGCGATCTCGTTGTCGCCCGGGTTTCCTCCCACGCCGGTACCCACGGCCGTCGTGATGATGCCATCGGGCTCGATCCGACGAACGCGGTTCCCTGAGTTGCCCTGCGCGATCCACAGGGAACCCTGGCGCCCGAAGGCCAGGCCGCTCGGGAACGTGAGCTTCGCGGTGGCGGCAGGGCCGCCATCGCCCAACGGCTCGCCGGCGTTGTTGTTGCCGGTGCCAGCCACATGGCGAAGGATGCCCGCCGCATCGACCTTCAAGACCTGATGGGCGTTGGTCCACGTCCAGTGCAGCTCGCCTGCCGGGCTCACAACCATCATGCCACCACCGGCGGGCGTGAAGATCGACGTCGAGGCCGCGGGAACGTCCACGACCTTGCCGGGGGACCAGTTGCCACCGTTGCCGGCGAACGTGTCGATGGTCCCGTCGGGGGCAACCCGACGGATGCGGAAGTTGTTCACATCACCGATGTAGAGGCTTCCGTCGGGACCAAACGTTACGCTCCTCGGAGCTGCGAGTTGCGCCAACGTTGCCGGGCCTCCATCGCCGGAGAAGCCAGAAACACCTGTACCCGCCACGGTGGAGAGACCATCGGCCAGGGTCCAGCGGTGGATCTGGTGGCTCCCTGCGAAGTAGAACGCACCATCCAGCCCGATGGCCAGGTCACTGATTGAGTTGACGCCCGGGAAGCTCGTCAGCTGGGTGGCCAGGTCGGCTTCGAAGTCCAGCTCCCAGAGCGTCGAGGTCGCTCCGGTGCGCATCACGAAGAGCTTTCCGTCGGGGCCAGCCGCTACGTAATACGGGTTCGCGCCCTGGTTCGGGCAGAACCGGGCGGCCGTTCCGATCGGGGCCGTCGTATCGCAGACGATCTGGTCCAGCAGGTTCGGTAGGTCAGCGGCCCGACGCCGCTCGCCGTCGCCCCGGTAGAGCACGCGGGCCCGCGGATCGTAGCCGTGATGGGCAGACAGGCTCCAACCGGCCAGACCCGCGAAGCGGTTGTCCCAGGTACCGAGGTTCACCGTGTAGCGCTGCCCCGTCGTCCCGAAGAAGCGGAAGCCCGGTCCCGGCGGGTTGTAGCCGTAGGAGATCGTCACGTTCGCGGGGTGTCGGCCCTGGAGTTTCCTTCCAAAGAGATCGAGGCCATCCCAGGTGAAGGTGGTCGATTGGTTGGCTCCCGGCCCGAAGCTCTGGCGGAAGATCTGACCGGCGATCTCGACCCGCAGATCGACCTGCGTGAGCGAGGCCGGGGGTGTGGCGCCGGTGAGCGGAATGTCGAGTGAGAACGACGGGGCATAGCCCGGCGCCCGGTCGCTCTCGTAGTGGAGATCGAAAGGCGAGCCCACGAGATCCACGGCCTCGCCCCACACCTGGCGATCACTACGGATGATCGAGTTCCCACACGTTGCATCGCAATCATTGCCGCTGCCATCCTCTCCCGGCTTCTGGTCCGGAGGGGTTGCATCCGGGGGAAGCGGCTTCTTCTTGTGCGGGCAGCCAAACGAGAAGTGGGTCGTCGTGTAGCGGCGGAGTTCGTCGGCCGGGTCGTAGAGCGTGGCAAGCGTCGTCTGCTCGTCCGGTGTGATGCCGGCGGTTGCCAGCTCGGCGGGGGATTCGGCGAAGCCGTCTCCATCGAGGTCGAGATCGGCCAGCCCGCCTGTCTCGCTCACGATCTCGAGTACGAGGCCTGCCGTCGCCGGCACCCAGATCGCCGTCTCCTCGTCGTAGAAGGCGATCGGTGCCGCGCTCCCTACCGGATCGGCGTGGAGGTTCTCCAGGTAGAGGGGCAAGGGTTGGCTGAACTGGACCTCGGTGGCGTCCAGGGTGAGCGCTTCATCCGCGGTGAACTCGAAGATGAAGGTGGGATCGACGCCGTCGGGGATGGTCGCAGGAAGCGCTTCCAGCGCCGTGGCTCCCACCGTGTGCTCGGTGATCCGGATGGCGAGGTTCGTGAGGGCCTGACTCCCTCCACCGGGAAGCTCGGCCAGGGCGGTCGTGCCCTGCGGAACCAGCAAAGTGGGCTGGCGGGTGCCGAGCGTGTCCGTCACGAGATCGCCCTGGGCCACCTGGATCGGAACGGCTGCGGTGAGATCGACGGCGGTCACCGTGGGCGAGCGAGGAATCAACGTCACATCGTCGAGCGCCACCGTGTCGCGCCACGGAACGAAACGTGCCGTGCGGTAGGCGTCGACATAGCCCTCTCGCTCGTAGTGGAGCGTGAGGCGCTCGCCACCGTTCACTACGAGATCGAAGTCGCCGTCGGCCTGGGTGAGGGTCTCCCCGAACTCGGGATGATCCTGGACGGTCACCTTCACGCTCGGCAGCGGTGCGCCACTTCGATCCTCGACGGTTCCGTGGAGGTGGGCGGCGCGGAGCGTCTCGATCGTTCCCGGAACGACGCCCGTCTGGATCGGGCTAGCTCCGGTGTAAAGGAAGGAAGTCGCGGCCTCGATATCTGTGGCAACGCTGAGATCCAGCGGCGGCGCCACGCTCGTAGCATCCGGCGGCGGAGGCGGCGGCGGGCTCGATGTGCGCACTACGGTGATGGTCGCCATGGCAGTGTCACTTGCACGAGTCGCGGTAGCCGTCACGAGGTTCGAGCCGACGGTCAACGGAATCGTCGCGGTCCAACTCGTTCCGGTGAGTGTCGCCGTGACACCGTTCACGTCCACGCTGGCACTGCCATCAGACACATTGCCCGAGACAGCAAGCGTTGTGGCGGAGGTGTCGGATCCATCGGCAGGCGAGAGGATCGCCACCGTGAGCGGCGGAAGCTGGAGGGTCACGTTGATCGACGTGTTCGTCGTGTTTCCGAGGGCGTCCGTCGCGATTGCCGTGAGTGTATTCGGGCCGGGGACGAGCGGAACGCTGGCGCTGTAGCTTGAACCCACGACGGTTGCCGGAACCCCGTTCACGGTGACGGTCGTGGTCGTGGCGTCTACGACGGCACCGGAGACGGTGACGGGTGTACTCGCGAGGATTGCGCCATCCGAGGGGCTCGTGATCGTGAGGGTCGGAGCCGTCGAGTCGAGGGTTACGCTGATGCTTGCCGCGTCCGAGCCGAAGGCGTTGACGGCGGTCGCCGTCAGGGTATTCGAGCCCTCCACGAGCGGAACTGAGGCGCTCCAGGTGGAGCCAGTGATCGTGGCGGCCACACCGTTCACATCGATGCCTGTGGCACCGGTGTGGGTGCCGCTGACGGAGACGGGTGTCACGCCTTCGAGGGCGCCATCGGCAGGCGCGGTGATCGCGATGGTCGGCGGGTCGCCGCGCGTCACGAGGATGCTGTCGCTCCCTGTGTTGCCGGCGGCGTCGGTCGCGGTGGCCGTGATCGTCTGGCTTCCGAGAACGAGCGGAACCGCTGCGCTCCAGGTCCCGGCGCCGAAGGTGGCGGCCACGCCGTTCACGGCCACACCCGTGATCGCGCTGGCATCGGAGACCGTGCCGCTCACATTGAGCAGCGAGAGCGTGGTCACGGTCCCATCGGGAGGTGAGCCGATGGAGACCACCGGATCGGTGGTATCGAGGGTGATCGTGAGGCTCGCCGAGCCGCTGTTTCCGGTGCCGTCCGTCGCGGTCGCAGTGATCGTGTTGGCGCCTTCCAGGAGCGCGACCGAGGTGCTCCACGCGCCGCCGGTCACGGCGACGAGCGTGCCGTTCACATCGACCTGGCTCACGGTGCCCGCATCGGTGACGGTCCCGCTCACCGTAACGGGCGTCGTCCCCGTAAGCGTCCCGTCCGCAGGGTCCGCAATTACGATGACTGGAGCGGTGGTGTCGAGCGTAACGCTCACGCTCGCAGAATCGCTGCCGAGAGCGTTCGTGGCGGTCGCGCTGAGCGTGTTCGCACCTTCGACCAGCGGAACCGAGGCGGTCCATGTGCCCCCCGTGACGACTGCGGCGACGCCGTTCACGTCCACGCTGAGGGGCGTCGCGCCGCTGACCGTCCCGCTCACCGCGACGGGCGAGCCACCAGCGCCAA
Above is a genomic segment from bacterium containing:
- a CDS encoding conjugal transfer protein, with protein sequence MRPSKNPYLSGRLEWNERYHGFIRGKRNWQIIAVVALVVNALLGFGILWQASQSRVTPYVVQVDELGQTLVIGPAERAATVDPRLVRYQVAEFIRKARSIVADGAAEKQLLDAAYAHAGGAATRFLNDHFKAHNPFLRMQERTVSVEVTSVLPLPASDSWQIQWTEKHRGLDGAVLVQERWQAILTVEIRPGDTPEAIEQNPLGLFVTDIQWTKQL
- the trbG gene encoding P-type conjugative transfer protein TrbG, coding for MQRINWRRPAVAAAVVACGACASVPELGPEDFIEASRVTEKIAIAESPEPRGSAELLAQADPELAEAVRQFQETGRAPIVRKPGFVRFPYGERQPILYCKPLRVCDIQLQAGEAVLNIALGDSERWIASKMESGPAGAREPHVIVKPTEFDISTNLVITTDRRVYHLGLISTQEEKGGYFRSVRFYYPQETVQRWANAAASVREGARKEREREVARLPFVNPEGLNFAYRIKGDRVPWRPVQAFDDGTRVFIQMPGAMRVTEAPALFVRADGEDQALVNYRLRGRYFVVDKLFSQAVMVLGVGGNQKRITVSRLPREKRR
- a CDS encoding DUF2274 domain-containing protein; translation: MKLQRRKNEDPPVEIRVTVPAEIVSDLKGYCRFYEATYDEPIELPAVTVEILRHFLQSERDFRRWRRDQEPGAARES